The stretch of DNA GCTGACCATCGCGCTCCGCGACGCCGGCCTGGTCCGGGTGGCCGGCGGCGCCGTCGAGCTGGCCTCCGAGGTCCCCGACGTGCTCGCTCGGCGCATGCCCCAGACCGTCCACGGGGCGATCACCAGCCGGATCGACCGGCTCACCCCCACCCAGCAGCTCACCGTCAAGGTGGCCAGCGTCATCGGGCGGGTCTTCGCCGTGGTCATCCTGCGCGACGTCCACCCGCTGCGCGACGCCGTCGCCCGCACCCTCATGGCCGACCTGTCCGAGATCGAGCGGGCCAACCTGACCGTGCTCGAGTCCCCCGAGCCCGACCTCCAGTACCTGTTCAAGCACGTGATCACCCAGGAGGCGGCCTACAACCTGATGCTGCTGTCGCAGCGGCGGCGGCTGCACCAGGCGGTGGCCGAGTGGTACGAGCGGTCGGGCGGCGGCGACCTGGCCGTGCTCGCCCACCACTGGCGCCTGGCCGAGGTGCCCCACAAGGCGACCCACTACCTGGAGCGGGCCGGCGCCGAGGCCCTCCGGGAGGGCGCCTACGCCGAGGCCGTCCGGTTCTTCACCGCCCTGCTGGAGCTCGACGCCCCGGCCGGCCCGCCAGACGCCGGGCGCCGCCACGGGACCCCGGACGCCCCGGTGATCCGGCGGGCCCGCTGGGAGCACCAGCTCGGCGACGCCTACCTGGGCCTCGGCCAGCTCGCCCCCGAGCAGGAGCACCTGCACGCCGCCCTGGCCCTGCTCGGCCGCCGGACCCCGGCCAGCGGCCGCCGGCTCCCCGGCAAGCTGGCCTGGCAGGCCGGCCAGCAGGTCCGCAACCGGGTCTGGCCCCGCCCGCTGGTCGCCAGCTCCCCGGAGGCCAGGGCCGCCCTCGAGGAGGCGGCCGAGGTCTACGAGCGCCTGTTCCTGGTCGATTACCACGCCAGCCGGCGGGTCCAGGCGCTGCACCAGGCGGTCAAGGGCCTGAACCTGGCCGAGGAGGCCGGGTCGCGCTCGGCCGAGGCCCGGATGGCCGCCGCCTGCTCGGTCGCGGCCGGCCTGCTGGCCCGCCACCGGCTGGCCGAGGCCTACCTGCGCCGCGCCTTCGCCGCCGTGGACGAGGCCGGAGACCCCTCGGCGCGGTCCTGGGTGCTCCAGGCGGCCGCGCTGTACGGGATCGGGGTCGGCCGCTGGGCGGAGGTGCGCGAGCACCTGGAGGAGGCGGACGCGATCCTGCGCCGGCTCGGCGACCCGCGGCGGCTGGCCGAGATCACCGGCCTGCGGATCTGGGAGCGGTACTTCCAGGGCGAGCTGCCGGCGGTGCGGCCGGTCCTGGCGGCGATGGACCGGCTCGGCCGGCAGAGCGGCGACGCCCAGGTGCGGTCCTGGGCGGTGGCCGGCCACGCCGTCGTCGGGCTGCGCACCGGCGACCTGGAGGAGGCCGCGGCCGCCCTGCGGCGGCGGACCACGCCCGCGCCCGAGGCCCTCCACGCCCTCCTGCTCGGGGACCGGGCCAGGGCCGTCGAGGCCCTGCGGCGGGCCCTCGAGCAGGCCGCCCGGCCCGTGGTCAAGTGCTACTGGTTCGACCTGTACGCCATGACGGCCGAGGTGGCGACGGCCCTGTGGCTGGACCGGCGCGGCGACGGCGGCGACGGCGACGCCGGGCCCTGGCGGGCCATGGCCACCGAGGCCGTCGGCCACCTCGGCCGCTACGCACGCGTGTTCCCGATCGGCGAGCCGCGCCACCGGCTCTACCGGGGCCTGCTCGCCTGGACGGCCGGGCGGCCGGCGGCGGCCAGGCGCGACTGGCGGGCCGCCCTGGCCGCCGCCGAGCGGCTCGGCATGCGCTACGACCAGGCCCTGGCCCTGGACACCCTTGGCCGGCACGGCGAGCCCGGGCAGCGCACGGCCTTCCGGGAGCGCGGCCTGGCGCTGTTCGAGCGGCTGGCCGTCCAGGACCTGACCTCGCCGGAGGCGCTGGCCGCCCGGCTGGCCGCCGGGGGGCCCGGGGGATCCGGGGGGCGCGGCGGGGCGTGAAGCGGCTGCGCCAGACGATCCGCACCCTCCGGGCCAGGTACCGCGGGCGCGGCGACCCGCCGGGCTGGCGGACGGTCAAGACGACCCTGGCCGCGGTGCTGGCCTACCTGCTGGCCGTGGCCCTGCTCGGTGACGAGGTCCCGCCCCTGCTCGCCCCGCTGACGGCCCTGCTGGTGGCCCAGCTCACCATCTTCGAGACGGTCAAGAGCGGGATCGAGCGGGTCGGCAGCGTGGTCGCCGGCGTGCTGGTGGCCGTGGCGCTGTCCAACTTCGTCGGGCTGACCTGGTGGAGCCTCGGCATCGTCATCTTCGCCGCGCTGGTCATCGGGACGATCCTGCGGCTGGGCGACCACGCCCTGGAGGTCCCGATCAGCGCCATGCTGGTGCTGGCCGTCACCGGCCAGGCGGGCACGGCCGCCCTCGGCCGGGTGGTGGAGACGCTGATCGGCGCCGTCACCGGCGTGGCCGTCAGCCTCATGCTCCGGCCCCCGGTGTACGTCCAGCCGGCCGGCGACGCCATCGGCGAGCTGGCCGCGGAGATGGCCGAGGTGCTGAGGTCGATGGGGGAGGAGCTGACCGAGGGCTGGTCGGGCGGGCAGGCCCGCACCTGGGAGGAGCGGGCCCGCGAGCTGGACCGGCCGCTTCGGGCGGCCCGGATCGCCCTGGCCCGGGGCGAGGAGAGCCTGCGGCTGAACCCACGCCAGCGCCGGGTCCGCGAGGGTGCCTCCAGCCTGCGGGCCGCCCTGGCCACCCTGGAGCACTCGGCCGTCCAGGTCAGGGGGATCACCCTGGACCTGGCCGACCTGGCCGAGGCCGTCGAGGCCAGCGGCCAGGCCGAGCCGGAGCTGCTGGTCGCCCTTGGGCGGCTGCTGGTCGAGCTGGGCGGGGGCGTGGCCGCCTTCGGCCAGCTGGTCGCCCCCGAGGTCGCCGGGCCGCCGCGCGAGGCCGTCCCCCTCCACATCGCCCTGGAGATCGCCCGCACCCACCGCGACGTCCTGGCCGAGCTGATGCTGGTCGACGCCCGCACCGACCTGGAGCTGTGGCACATCCAGGGCAGCCTGCTGGCCAACGTCGACCGGCTGCTGCGCGAGATCGACCTGGAGCGGGGCCCGGACGCGCGCCGTGTGCGCCGCCGCTGACGGCGACAATACGGAGGCGGCCGCCGGCCTGGAGCGGCCAGGAGAGGAGCGCCTGGATGGACGTCCACCTGATCACCGACGGCCGGGTCGAGCGGCGCAGCCCCGAGGACCTGCCGGAGCTGCTGGAGCGCCGGGCCGGGCTGCTGTGGGTCGACATCCCGCGGGTCGACGCCGAGGCGACCCGGGTGCTGGCCGAGGTGTTCCGGTTCCATCCCCTGGCCGTCCAGGACTGCGAGAACCGCAACCACGTGCCCAAGGTGCATGTCTACCCCGACCACGTGTTCACGGCCCTGCACTCGCCCGAGCTGGGCAAGGGCGGCCACGTCCACCACCTGGAGCTCGACCAGTTCGTCGGGTCCGGCTACCTGGTCACGGTG from Actinomycetota bacterium encodes:
- a CDS encoding aromatic acid exporter family protein translates to MKRLRQTIRTLRARYRGRGDPPGWRTVKTTLAAVLAYLLAVALLGDEVPPLLAPLTALLVAQLTIFETVKSGIERVGSVVAGVLVAVALSNFVGLTWWSLGIVIFAALVIGTILRLGDHALEVPISAMLVLAVTGQAGTAALGRVVETLIGAVTGVAVSLMLRPPVYVQPAGDAIGELAAEMAEVLRSMGEELTEGWSGGQARTWEERARELDRPLRAARIALARGEESLRLNPRQRRVREGASSLRAALATLEHSAVQVRGITLDLADLAEAVEASGQAEPELLVALGRLLVELGGGVAAFGQLVAPEVAGPPREAVPLHIALEIARTHRDVLAELMLVDARTDLELWHIQGSLLANVDRLLREIDLERGPDARRVRRR